One stretch of Chryseobacterium indologenes DNA includes these proteins:
- a CDS encoding alpha-ketoglutarate-dependent dioxygenase AlkB family protein — MLSLFDETPDYPLSLLPHDGTVLYYGKVFSKEETDTYYDYLFNKIPWQHDEAIVFGKLILTKRKVAWFGEKPFEYTYSKRTKHAKFWTPELLKLKQKCEEVSGETYNSCLLNLYHDGSEGMAYHSDGETDLKKHGAIASLTFGAERKFLFKHKTTKEKVEIFLENGSLLIMKGTTQDNWLHRLPPTTKVTTPRVNLTFRTIEE, encoded by the coding sequence ATGCTCAGCCTGTTTGATGAAACACCAGATTATCCACTAAGCCTTCTTCCGCATGACGGAACTGTTCTGTACTATGGAAAAGTTTTTTCAAAAGAAGAAACAGATACTTACTACGATTATCTTTTCAACAAGATTCCATGGCAGCACGATGAAGCGATAGTCTTTGGAAAACTAATTCTTACCAAAAGAAAAGTAGCCTGGTTCGGAGAGAAACCTTTTGAGTATACCTATTCAAAAAGGACAAAACATGCAAAATTCTGGACTCCTGAACTGTTGAAATTAAAACAGAAATGTGAAGAAGTTTCAGGAGAAACCTATAATTCCTGTCTGCTTAATTTATACCATGATGGCAGTGAAGGAATGGCTTATCACAGCGATGGTGAAACAGACCTGAAAAAGCATGGTGCCATTGCTTCTCTAACCTTCGGAGCAGAAAGAAAGTTTTTATTCAAACATAAAACAACAAAAGAAAAGGTAGAAATATTCCTTGAAAACGGAAGTTTATTAATTATGAAAGGAACGACACAGGACAATTGGCTTCACAGACTTCCACCCACAACAAAAGTGACAACTCCAAGGGTAAACCTTACTTTCAGAACGATTGAAGAATAA
- a CDS encoding bifunctional helix-turn-helix domain-containing protein/methylated-DNA--[protein]-cysteine S-methyltransferase: MSTQSQIDYNRIAKAIEYIQSNFRLQPSLEEVAENIHLSPAHFQKIFTDWAGTSPKKFLQFISLEHAKNLLKEEKASIFDTAYETGLSSTSRLHDLFVKIEGMSPAEYKNGGKNLVINYSFSESPFGNILVASTEKGICYMAFENDKKTALGNLHHKFPNASFFEKQDVLQKNALSIFNKDWTKLNTIKLHLKGTDFQLKVWESLLTIPMGKLSTYGSLAEKIGNPKASRAVGTAIGNNPVAFLIPCHRVIQSTGHLGGYRWGSDRKQMIVGWESSQLYS, translated from the coding sequence ATGTCCACACAAAGTCAAATAGATTATAATAGAATTGCCAAAGCGATAGAATATATCCAGAGCAATTTCAGGCTTCAGCCAAGTTTGGAGGAAGTGGCAGAGAATATTCACTTGAGTCCGGCCCATTTTCAGAAGATTTTCACGGATTGGGCAGGAACAAGTCCGAAAAAATTTTTACAGTTCATCAGCCTTGAACATGCTAAAAATTTATTGAAGGAAGAGAAGGCAAGTATTTTTGATACCGCTTATGAAACCGGACTTTCCAGTACAAGCAGATTGCATGATCTGTTTGTAAAAATAGAAGGAATGTCTCCGGCTGAATATAAGAACGGAGGAAAAAACCTTGTTATCAATTATAGTTTTTCAGAAAGTCCATTTGGAAATATCCTGGTAGCTTCCACAGAAAAAGGAATCTGCTATATGGCTTTTGAAAATGATAAAAAAACAGCATTAGGGAATTTACATCATAAATTTCCTAATGCTTCTTTTTTTGAAAAGCAGGATGTGCTTCAGAAAAATGCTTTGTCTATATTCAATAAAGACTGGACAAAACTCAACACGATCAAACTTCATTTAAAAGGTACCGATTTTCAGTTAAAGGTTTGGGAAAGTTTATTGACTATTCCTATGGGAAAGCTGTCTACTTATGGCAGCCTTGCAGAAAAAATAGGAAATCCTAAGGCATCTAGAGCAGTGGGAACAGCCATAGGAAATAACCCTGTAGCATTTCTCATTCCTTGTCACCGCGTCATTCAGTCTACTGGACATTTGGGTGGCTACCGATGGGGAAGTGACAGAAAACAGATGATTGTGGGCTGGGAAAGTTCACAGCTTTACTCTTAA
- the speB gene encoding agmatinase, whose translation MRTYAGIPEENATLENSKVMLVTVPYDGTSTWGKGADKGPELFLDASENMELYDIETQTEPYLQGVYLAGEVSENSSPEAMTEAVYQKTKELLNNEGKVFTLFGGEHSVSIGSIRAVGEKFENLTVLQLDAHTDLRPEFHGSTSNHACAVFEANQKHNLVQVGIRSMDAEETQYLPEGRVFFAHEIANNENWVNDVLEKVSGNVYITIDLDAFDPAIAPSTGTPEPGGLQWYPTLELLRKVFEKCNVVAFDIVELMDSPMAKPTAFLAAKLYYKMLAYNDIYNNDN comes from the coding sequence ATGAGAACATACGCAGGAATTCCGGAAGAAAACGCAACGTTGGAGAATTCAAAAGTAATGTTGGTAACAGTTCCTTACGATGGAACTTCAACATGGGGAAAGGGAGCAGATAAAGGCCCTGAATTATTCCTAGACGCTTCTGAAAATATGGAGCTTTATGACATTGAAACTCAAACTGAACCTTATCTTCAGGGAGTATATTTGGCTGGAGAAGTTTCTGAAAACTCTAGCCCTGAAGCAATGACAGAAGCTGTTTACCAAAAAACAAAAGAGCTTTTGAACAATGAAGGAAAAGTATTTACTTTATTCGGGGGAGAGCACTCAGTTTCCATCGGTTCTATTCGTGCAGTAGGTGAGAAATTTGAAAATTTAACAGTTCTTCAGTTAGATGCTCACACAGATTTACGTCCTGAGTTCCACGGTTCTACTTCTAACCATGCTTGTGCTGTGTTTGAAGCTAATCAGAAACATAACTTGGTACAGGTGGGAATCCGTTCTATGGATGCAGAAGAAACACAATATTTACCGGAAGGAAGGGTATTCTTTGCTCACGAGATTGCTAACAATGAGAACTGGGTAAATGATGTATTGGAAAAAGTTTCAGGTAACGTATATATTACTATTGACCTTGATGCTTTTGATCCTGCTATTGCACCATCTACAGGAACTCCTGAACCTGGTGGATTACAGTGGTATCCCACATTAGAATTATTAAGAAAAGTTTTCGAGAAATGTAACGTAGTGGCATTTGATATTGTAGAGTTGATGGATTCTCCAATGGCTAAGCCAACAGCTTTCCTGGCAGCTAAATTATATTATAAGATGCTTGCTTATAACGATATTTATAACAACGATAACTAA
- a CDS encoding HAD family hydrolase, which produces MSLKAVLFDMDGVIVDTEPLHRKAYFKTFDELEIAVSEDLYTSFTGASTKRVCETLISQFDLNHTHEAIAGIKRSHFKDYFYNDDEFDLIPGVKNLIQHYHENGIKLILASSATMTTINMVFEKFGLEKYFSGKISGADLKESKPHPEVFLLAAEMAGEPVENCMVIEDSTNGILAAHRAKIFCAAYRSPHSKNQDYTLADTVVSDYEDLELDKISKYF; this is translated from the coding sequence ATGTCTTTAAAAGCTGTTCTTTTCGATATGGATGGGGTCATTGTAGATACTGAACCATTGCATAGAAAAGCCTATTTCAAAACGTTTGATGAATTGGAAATTGCAGTTTCCGAAGATTTATACACCTCTTTTACCGGTGCATCCACCAAAAGGGTTTGTGAAACGTTAATCAGTCAATTTGATTTGAACCACACCCATGAAGCTATTGCAGGAATTAAAAGATCACATTTTAAAGATTATTTTTATAATGATGATGAATTTGATCTGATTCCCGGAGTAAAAAACCTGATTCAGCATTATCACGAAAATGGTATTAAGCTTATTTTAGCTTCTTCTGCAACTATGACGACGATTAATATGGTGTTTGAGAAATTCGGGCTGGAAAAATATTTCAGTGGAAAGATCAGCGGTGCCGATTTAAAGGAATCCAAACCTCATCCTGAAGTTTTCCTACTGGCGGCTGAAATGGCTGGAGAACCTGTTGAAAACTGCATGGTGATTGAAGATTCTACCAACGGGATTCTGGCTGCACACAGAGCTAAGATATTCTGCGCTGCTTACAGAAGTCCACATTCAAAAAATCAGGATTATACACTGGCAGATACTGTGGTTTCAGATTATGAAGACCTTGAACTGGATAAAATTTCAAAATATTTTTAA
- a CDS encoding arginine decarboxylase gives MKIKYSELIDQTLYFPTEEFNVSENNLLFHDVPLMDVVEQFGTPLKISYLPRISQNIQKAKSWFKEAFEKTEYKKSYTYCYCTKSSHFNFVLEEALKNEISIETSSAYDMDIVKSLYEKEKVDKNIEVICNGFKTDDYLTKISDMINNGFENITPILDNYRELDKLTESIDSTFNIGIRIASEEEPKFEFYTSRLGIGYKDIIPYYSQKIAEHPNARLKMLHFFINTGIKDTSYYWNELYKCLRVYARLKKIAPEVDSLNIGGGFPIKTSLNFDYDYQYMVEEIVSQIKKFCEEEGVEEPNIYTEFGSFTVGESGANLYKIISQKRQNDREKWNMIDSSFMTTLPDTWAISRHFIMLPLNRWEDTYERVFLGGLTCDSDDYYNSEQHTNAIYLPVFSDTKPLYIGFFHTGAYQETIGGYGGVHHCLMPQPRHVLIQKDENGELQYEIFREKQEPEDVLRLLGYK, from the coding sequence ATGAAAATAAAGTACTCGGAACTTATTGATCAGACATTATATTTTCCTACGGAGGAATTTAATGTTTCTGAGAACAATTTGTTGTTTCACGACGTTCCATTAATGGATGTGGTTGAACAATTTGGCACTCCGCTAAAGATTAGCTATCTGCCGAGAATTTCTCAAAATATTCAGAAAGCGAAAAGCTGGTTTAAAGAAGCTTTTGAAAAAACTGAATATAAAAAGAGTTATACCTACTGTTACTGTACAAAATCCAGTCATTTCAATTTCGTATTGGAAGAAGCTCTGAAAAATGAAATTTCTATAGAAACTTCTTCTGCTTATGATATGGATATTGTAAAATCTCTTTATGAAAAAGAGAAAGTAGATAAAAACATTGAAGTGATCTGTAATGGATTTAAAACGGATGATTATCTGACAAAGATTTCAGATATGATTAATAATGGTTTTGAAAACATTACTCCGATTCTGGATAATTACCGTGAATTGGATAAACTTACAGAAAGTATTGATTCTACATTCAATATCGGAATCAGAATTGCTTCAGAGGAAGAACCAAAGTTCGAGTTTTATACCTCAAGATTAGGAATCGGATATAAAGATATCATTCCATATTACAGCCAAAAGATCGCTGAACACCCGAATGCAAGATTGAAAATGCTTCACTTCTTCATCAATACGGGGATTAAGGATACTTCATACTACTGGAACGAACTGTACAAATGTCTTCGTGTATATGCACGTTTGAAAAAAATTGCTCCAGAAGTAGATTCATTGAATATCGGTGGTGGTTTTCCAATCAAAACTTCATTGAACTTTGATTATGATTACCAGTATATGGTAGAAGAAATCGTTTCCCAGATCAAGAAATTCTGCGAAGAGGAAGGTGTGGAAGAACCAAACATTTATACAGAGTTTGGAAGCTTTACGGTTGGAGAAAGTGGAGCTAACCTTTACAAAATCATTTCTCAGAAACGTCAGAATGACCGAGAAAAGTGGAATATGATTGATTCTTCTTTCATGACGACTCTTCCAGATACATGGGCCATTTCAAGACACTTTATCATGCTTCCGCTAAACCGTTGGGAAGATACTTATGAAAGAGTATTCTTAGGTGGACTGACATGTGATTCAGATGATTATTATAACTCTGAGCAGCATACGAATGCCATTTATCTGCCTGTTTTCAGTGATACAAAGCCTTTGTACATCGGGTTCTTCCATACAGGAGCCTATCAGGAAACTATTGGAGGATACGGTGGAGTACACCACTGTCTGATGCCTCAGCCAAGACACGTTCTGATTCAAAAGGATGAAAACGGTGAGTTGCAATATGAAATTTTCCGTGAAAAACAGGAACCGGAAGATGTATTGAGACTTCTTGGATACAAATAA
- a CDS encoding tyrosine-protein phosphatase gives MSKLIKIPMITLSLFCIFSCKTQNFETPEYGKNETEKVFKIKKVHNFRTIGNIKNTEGRSLREGALYRSAHLNKLKKKSFDELGKLGITEIIDLRNSKEIFEKPDHLPNGITYKKYSAFEDEGDQLSQARKLVLKGKVNASDADKRMMDFYREYVTENPETIKNIITEILDAEKPILYHCTAGKDRTGIVTALILTILKFDKETIYNEYLLSNNFRKPLVEKRLRLANNLHFLYPKMDLQVLEKLSWVEKRYLDAAFEEINKKYGSTDAYIQQILSISEAKREQYIQKFTY, from the coding sequence TTGAGTAAATTAATCAAAATACCAATGATCACCCTTTCATTATTCTGTATTTTCTCATGTAAAACACAGAATTTTGAAACTCCTGAATATGGTAAAAATGAAACGGAGAAAGTTTTTAAGATCAAGAAAGTTCATAATTTTAGAACGATTGGCAATATTAAAAATACAGAAGGACGATCTTTAAGAGAGGGGGCGCTCTACAGAAGTGCCCATCTTAATAAACTTAAAAAGAAATCTTTTGATGAGTTAGGCAAGCTGGGAATTACAGAAATTATAGATTTAAGAAACTCCAAAGAAATTTTTGAAAAACCGGATCACCTTCCGAATGGGATCACCTACAAGAAGTATTCAGCTTTTGAAGATGAGGGAGATCAATTGTCACAGGCAAGAAAACTTGTGTTGAAAGGAAAAGTGAATGCGTCTGATGCAGACAAAAGAATGATGGATTTTTATCGTGAATATGTTACTGAAAATCCGGAAACAATAAAAAACATCATTACGGAGATTCTGGATGCAGAGAAGCCCATTCTTTATCATTGTACAGCTGGAAAAGACAGAACAGGAATTGTAACTGCCTTAATTCTTACTATATTGAAGTTTGACAAAGAAACCATTTACAATGAATACCTCTTATCGAATAACTTTAGAAAACCTTTGGTAGAAAAAAGGCTCCGGTTAGCAAATAACCTGCATTTCCTGTATCCGAAGATGGATTTACAGGTTTTGGAAAAGCTGAGTTGGGTAGAGAAAAGATACCTTGACGCTGCTTTTGAAGAGATCAATAAAAAATATGGTTCCACAGATGCTTATATTCAGCAGATATTAAGCATTTCTGAGGCTAAAAGAGAGCAATATATTCAAAAGTTTACGTACTGA
- a CDS encoding thiamine diphosphokinase, which produces MRDKVLLFINGDAPKSLPHPENYGLIACTDGAFHYLKRMGFPLDKLDFISGDFDSHAGSDENIYQEKFIHTPDQNHTDFYKALDIIIEKGGKNVDVLGGSGGEQDHFLGNLTVAYAFKDKLKVKFYDEFSEYYFIPKNFTIKGIKDKMISLYPFPVAENVTTKGLNWPLDHGSLDIISRIGTRNFAVEDEVSITYENGDLLIFIGKNYL; this is translated from the coding sequence ATGAGAGATAAAGTATTACTTTTCATTAACGGAGATGCTCCGAAATCTTTGCCCCATCCTGAAAATTATGGTTTGATAGCCTGTACAGACGGCGCTTTTCATTATTTAAAAAGAATGGGTTTTCCTTTAGATAAACTGGATTTTATTTCCGGTGATTTTGATTCTCATGCTGGATCAGACGAAAATATTTATCAGGAAAAGTTTATTCATACGCCGGATCAGAATCATACAGATTTTTATAAAGCATTGGATATCATTATTGAAAAAGGAGGGAAAAATGTTGATGTTTTAGGTGGAAGTGGAGGAGAGCAGGATCATTTTTTAGGAAATCTGACAGTGGCTTATGCTTTTAAGGATAAACTAAAAGTAAAATTTTATGATGAGTTTTCAGAATATTATTTCATTCCTAAAAACTTTACCATAAAAGGAATAAAAGATAAGATGATTTCTTTATATCCGTTTCCTGTTGCTGAGAACGTTACCACAAAAGGACTGAACTGGCCCTTGGATCACGGAAGTTTAGACATTATATCACGAATCGGAACCCGGAATTTCGCGGTTGAAGATGAGGTTTCCATTACCTATGAAAATGGAGACCTGTTGATTTTTATTGGGAAAAATTATTTGTAA
- a CDS encoding cob(I)yrinic acid a,c-diamide adenosyltransferase, which produces MKIYTKTGDKGQTALYGGTRVSKASARVDSYGNIDELNSFIGIAKSHIEDEEVLRQLKKIQFDLFTVGSEAATPVDKLMLANGKSRLPIIISETEIEELEQWMDTFDEKLEPLQYFILPGGGKSATFLHAARTICRRAERSLVFLNEAEEVRPELIKYLNRLSDYLFVLARYISKLNNEPEEYWNPNER; this is translated from the coding sequence ATGAAAATTTATACAAAAACAGGAGATAAGGGCCAGACAGCACTTTATGGTGGGACAAGAGTTTCCAAAGCCAGTGCTAGAGTTGACAGCTACGGAAATATAGATGAACTGAATTCATTCATCGGAATTGCAAAAAGTCATATTGAAGATGAAGAAGTTTTGAGACAACTGAAAAAAATTCAGTTCGATTTATTCACGGTAGGTTCAGAAGCAGCAACACCAGTGGATAAACTGATGCTGGCTAATGGAAAATCACGCCTTCCCATCATTATTTCAGAAACAGAAATTGAAGAATTGGAACAATGGATGGATACTTTTGATGAAAAACTGGAACCTCTTCAGTATTTTATCCTTCCCGGAGGTGGAAAATCTGCAACATTTTTACATGCTGCAAGAACGATCTGCAGAAGAGCAGAACGTTCATTGGTATTCTTAAATGAGGCTGAAGAAGTACGTCCTGAATTGATTAAATATTTAAACAGATTATCAGATTATCTTTTCGTGTTGGCAAGATATATTTCAAAACTGAACAACGAACCGGAAGAATACTGGAACCCGAATGAGAGATAA
- a CDS encoding DinB family protein — protein MTTTVTATKQFMTTEQLLKDWQGHRNLTKRVIEAFPEKELFEFSIGGMRPFAKMAVELISIGGPALKGIIENNSEAYNEEAFTPKTKEEILKKWDEETEMINHYFRQITEERFQETFNLFGQYEFPIYENILYFIDNEIHHRAQGYVYLRSLGIEPPFFWERF, from the coding sequence ATGACAACTACAGTAACAGCTACCAAGCAATTCATGACTACTGAGCAATTATTAAAAGACTGGCAAGGCCACAGAAATCTTACAAAAAGAGTGATTGAAGCTTTTCCTGAAAAAGAATTATTTGAATTTTCAATTGGAGGAATGAGACCTTTCGCTAAAATGGCAGTAGAGCTGATTTCCATTGGAGGACCTGCGTTAAAAGGAATTATTGAGAACAACTCTGAAGCTTATAATGAGGAAGCTTTTACTCCAAAAACTAAAGAAGAAATCCTTAAAAAATGGGATGAAGAAACAGAGATGATCAATCATTATTTCAGACAGATTACTGAAGAACGTTTCCAGGAAACTTTTAATTTATTCGGACAGTATGAATTCCCTATTTATGAAAACATTCTTTATTTCATCGATAATGAAATTCATCATCGTGCACAAGGATACGTTTATTTAAGATCTTTAGGAATTGAACCTCCTTTCTTCTGGGAGAGATTTTAA
- a CDS encoding helix-turn-helix transcriptional regulator, which produces MNDHYLKKLDRVTAILTQLQSKSVVRAQDLAEKFDVSVRTIYRDVKTLENAGIPIIGEAGNGYSLMDGYKLPPVMFTKEEVLSFITAEKLMQKFSHQSLGNHYQTAMEKVRSVLRYSDKSLIQNIEKQIDVFNFPTQQKEEDSLKNVIPIILESIAEKTQLNIEYQTVDSRVTKRTIEAVGIFFEFNFWYIMAYCTLRKDFRQFRVDRILQISKTQIPFLQEYGQINDYRKSHGNKVKAKLLVDKKIMAHLVNSKKYYGLIEEVETEQGMELTFETEWINDGFPRWVVTFADYATVLEPESLRIRMAELLVKMMKRHQ; this is translated from the coding sequence ATGAACGATCACTATTTAAAAAAACTCGACCGCGTTACAGCTATTCTTACGCAGCTGCAATCTAAATCTGTAGTAAGGGCACAGGATCTTGCTGAAAAATTTGATGTCAGTGTCAGAACCATTTATAGGGATGTAAAAACCTTAGAGAATGCAGGAATTCCAATCATTGGAGAAGCGGGAAACGGATATTCGCTGATGGATGGCTATAAACTTCCACCAGTGATGTTTACCAAAGAAGAGGTTCTGAGTTTTATTACTGCCGAAAAGCTAATGCAGAAATTTTCCCATCAGAGTTTGGGAAATCATTATCAGACTGCGATGGAGAAGGTCCGTTCTGTGTTGAGATATTCGGATAAAAGCTTGATTCAGAATATTGAAAAACAGATTGATGTTTTTAATTTCCCTACACAGCAGAAGGAGGAAGATTCTTTGAAGAATGTCATTCCCATCATTCTGGAAAGTATTGCAGAGAAAACACAACTGAATATTGAATACCAGACGGTAGATTCAAGAGTAACAAAAAGAACGATTGAAGCCGTTGGGATTTTCTTTGAATTTAATTTTTGGTATATCATGGCCTACTGTACACTGAGGAAAGACTTCAGACAGTTTAGGGTAGACAGAATTCTCCAGATTTCCAAAACACAGATCCCTTTTTTACAGGAATATGGCCAAATCAATGATTATCGAAAGTCACACGGTAATAAAGTCAAAGCGAAACTTTTGGTAGACAAAAAAATAATGGCTCACCTTGTCAATTCTAAAAAATATTATGGATTGATTGAAGAAGTTGAAACAGAACAGGGAATGGAACTTACTTTTGAAACAGAATGGATCAACGATGGGTTTCCCCGATGGGTTGTCACTTTTGCCGATTATGCAACAGTGCTTGAACCGGAAAGTCTGCGGATAAGAATGGCTGAATTGCTTGTCAAAATGATGAAAAGACATCAATGA
- a CDS encoding ABC transporter ATP-binding protein encodes MIYGTLFLTFLGALAAQVNPVVLKYTVDEVTKLTHLPHPMTEGLHILIIISIILLGKELLNIFINFGQKFYGEKIRINVSSVLAQSAIDKILGYRVAYFNDENHESGKLQIRIDRGIESLTKLVQNFFIDILPLFSNAIIALIIMYMQNIYVGAVSTIIVPIYFYISSLQAKKLSGVRRQLRNQREKKTSGLLNLVNSIMVIKSFVREKFEGKKQYDLQMQLMESQMFTRRTNFIYDGLKTFIEQFGVVLIILLTVYLVLDQQMTIGAIMLHIMLFNNVSAPIRQLHRIYDDMNDAMIYAEGYFDILNADHETEPNGNFVEKKIKGTFELKNVNFTYPNGTQALHDVSMKIENGKTTALVGLSGAGKSTVINLLCKFYLPDSGEILLDEVNLNEYDNTFLRSDLGLVLQKNHIFQGSIEDNIRYGDMNASFEEIQAAAKKAYLHDQIMDLPTGYQHDATQLSGGQQQRIAIARIFLKNPPIIFLDEPTASLDAIATEQIKNSLDAIKEGRTVIIISHSLSQILDSDAIYVMKKGRVVENGTHDELYSKEGTYREIFDASARSLNLDKLVNTLKDN; translated from the coding sequence ATGATTTACGGAACATTGTTTCTTACATTTCTTGGAGCTCTTGCAGCGCAGGTAAACCCGGTGGTGCTTAAATATACCGTAGATGAGGTGACAAAACTGACCCATCTTCCGCATCCAATGACGGAAGGACTTCATATTCTTATCATCATTTCCATTATTTTATTGGGAAAAGAACTATTGAATATTTTCATCAACTTCGGACAAAAGTTTTATGGGGAAAAAATCAGGATTAATGTCAGTTCTGTCCTGGCACAATCTGCCATTGATAAAATTTTGGGTTATCGCGTTGCTTATTTCAACGATGAAAACCATGAATCAGGAAAACTCCAGATCAGAATTGACCGTGGTATTGAAAGTTTAACAAAACTGGTACAAAATTTTTTCATAGATATTCTTCCTCTTTTTTCCAATGCCATTATTGCTCTCATTATTATGTATATGCAGAACATATATGTAGGAGCGGTTTCTACGATTATTGTTCCGATCTATTTTTACATAAGTTCTCTGCAGGCTAAAAAACTAAGTGGAGTACGCCGGCAGCTCAGAAATCAGAGGGAAAAGAAAACTTCAGGTCTTTTGAACCTGGTGAATTCTATTATGGTCATCAAAAGTTTTGTCCGTGAAAAATTTGAAGGTAAAAAACAATATGATTTGCAGATGCAGTTGATGGAAAGCCAGATGTTTACAAGAAGAACCAATTTTATTTATGATGGATTAAAGACTTTCATCGAACAGTTTGGAGTTGTTTTAATTATTCTTTTAACGGTCTATCTCGTACTTGATCAGCAAATGACCATTGGAGCTATTATGCTTCATATTATGCTTTTCAATAATGTATCAGCACCTATTCGTCAATTGCATAGGATTTACGATGATATGAATGATGCCATGATCTATGCCGAAGGATATTTTGATATTCTTAATGCAGATCATGAGACAGAACCAAATGGAAATTTTGTGGAAAAGAAAATTAAAGGAACTTTTGAACTGAAAAACGTAAACTTTACTTATCCCAACGGAACACAGGCTTTACATGATGTATCGATGAAAATTGAAAATGGAAAGACAACGGCACTCGTAGGGTTAAGCGGAGCAGGAAAATCAACGGTTATTAATCTTCTATGTAAATTTTATCTGCCGGATTCAGGAGAAATCTTGCTGGATGAAGTAAATTTAAATGAATATGATAACACGTTTCTGAGAAGTGATCTGGGATTGGTTCTTCAGAAAAACCATATTTTTCAGGGAAGTATTGAAGACAATATCCGTTACGGAGATATGAATGCCAGCTTTGAAGAAATCCAGGCTGCCGCTAAAAAAGCATACCTTCATGATCAGATTATGGATCTACCTACCGGTTATCAGCATGATGCTACCCAACTTTCAGGAGGGCAACAACAAAGAATTGCTATTGCAAGAATTTTTCTGAAGAATCCGCCGATTATTTTCCTGGATGAGCCTACTGCAAGTCTTGATGCCATTGCTACCGAACAGATTAAGAATTCTTTAGATGCCATCAAAGAGGGAAGAACCGTAATCATTATTTCCCATTCATTATCCCAGATCCTGGATTCAGATGCAATCTATGTTATGAAAAAGGGAAGAGTAGTGGAAAATGGAACCCATGATGAACTGTACAGTAAAGAAGGGACCTATCGTGAAATCTTTGATGCCTCAGCACGAAGCTTAAATCTCGATAAACTGGTGAATACTCTTAAAGATAATTAA
- a CDS encoding TM2 domain-containing protein encodes MENYGYTKTENTGNQQQTNIPYRSEKKLPAALLGILVGWLGLNKFYLGYTKEGIIQLVLNIVTCGIASVIPFIEGIIYLCMDDRQFDDTYVRGRKPWL; translated from the coding sequence ATGGAGAATTACGGTTACACAAAAACAGAAAATACAGGAAATCAACAACAGACAAATATTCCTTACCGCTCAGAAAAAAAGCTTCCTGCTGCCCTATTGGGTATTCTTGTAGGCTGGCTTGGCTTAAATAAGTTTTATCTAGGATATACCAAAGAAGGAATTATCCAATTGGTTCTGAATATTGTTACCTGTGGTATTGCTTCTGTTATCCCTTTTATTGAAGGCATCATCTATCTTTGCATGGATGACAGACAGTTTGATGATACGTATGTTCGTGGAAGAAAACCCTGGCTATAA
- a CDS encoding bacteriocin-like protein, whose amino-acid sequence MKNLKKIERNQLKGIKGGEVIIDDPNCGTLCKGIWYPCTINHLACPD is encoded by the coding sequence ATGAAAAACTTAAAGAAAATCGAACGAAACCAATTGAAAGGAATTAAAGGGGGAGAAGTAATTATTGATGATCCGAATTGCGGGACTTTGTGTAAAGGTATCTGGTACCCATGCACAATCAATCATTTAGCTTGTCCTGATTAA